In Acinetobacter piscicola, a single window of DNA contains:
- a CDS encoding helix-turn-helix domain-containing protein — protein sequence MEVNPNSQQPTGSNVAPNGLGNVQRPGEYLRQVRVSQHRDIKAVATDLNMPLKTLEALEKDEYKSLPEATFIKGYYRSYAKYLNVDATAIIQRFDDIYQNDTGLMPNHALNNSPIKIMGKLPGSNSDRNKKWLKRALIAVIALAVIWAVVAGIQKWSSSKNDGSDAKPQQSDVEVLSMNNSSSHSSGDQMVLNFSRPTSVNIVDSKGKVLATGRQSSTLTLTGESPFQIRLDDAAAVSLSLNNEQISLSPYTVNGKAEFRLSR from the coding sequence ATGGAAGTAAATCCTAATTCACAGCAACCTACTGGTTCAAACGTAGCACCTAATGGTTTAGGAAATGTTCAGCGTCCGGGCGAGTACTTACGTCAAGTTCGTGTTTCACAGCATCGTGATATTAAAGCCGTTGCTACAGACTTAAATATGCCTTTAAAAACTTTAGAAGCTTTAGAGAAAGATGAATATAAATCTTTGCCTGAAGCCACGTTTATTAAAGGCTATTATCGCTCGTATGCAAAATATTTGAATGTTGATGCAACTGCAATCATTCAACGTTTTGATGACATTTATCAAAATGATACTGGATTGATGCCCAACCATGCATTAAACAATTCTCCGATTAAAATCATGGGGAAATTGCCGGGTTCTAACAGTGATCGCAACAAAAAATGGTTGAAACGTGCTTTAATTGCCGTGATTGCATTGGCGGTGATTTGGGCGGTGGTTGCAGGGATTCAAAAATGGTCATCAAGTAAAAATGACGGTTCAGATGCCAAACCACAACAATCCGATGTTGAAGTGTTGTCGATGAACAATAGCTCAAGTCATAGCTCTGGCGATCAGATGGTGTTGAACTTTAGCCGCCCAACCTCTGTCAATATTGTGGATAGCAAAGGTAAAGTGTTGGCGACGGGTCGTCAATCATCAACATTAACATTGACAGGTGAATCTCCATTCCAGATTCGACTTGATGATGCTGCTGCTGTGTCATTAAGCCTTAATAATGAACAGATTTCATTGTCTCCATATACTGTGAACGGGAAAGCAGAATTCCGTTTATCTCGTTAA
- a CDS encoding phosphatase PAP2 family protein produces MNFKETKIKILDLDLKGCLYLNNLSHVQHIAVFFKVISRLGDGAFWYLMLFIVWLNKGLLYGLKLLYVVLSALIGTGIYKILKHKTVRPRPYQVHQVIRLGERPLDHFSFPSGHTLHAVMTTVVLGYIHPVLLLIMMPFTILVALSRMVLGLHYPSDVIVGALIGATVASLILVAAPFLSIAL; encoded by the coding sequence ATGAATTTTAAAGAGACCAAAATAAAAATACTCGATTTAGATTTAAAAGGCTGCTTATATCTCAATAATTTGTCACACGTACAACATATTGCTGTGTTTTTTAAAGTGATCAGTCGGTTGGGGGATGGTGCTTTTTGGTACCTAATGTTGTTTATTGTTTGGTTGAACAAAGGTTTGCTCTATGGGTTGAAACTGTTATATGTGGTTTTAAGTGCCTTGATTGGCACAGGCATCTATAAAATATTAAAGCATAAAACAGTACGTCCACGTCCATACCAAGTACATCAAGTGATTCGTTTAGGTGAGCGTCCATTGGATCATTTTAGTTTTCCTTCGGGACATACTTTGCACGCTGTGATGACGACAGTCGTGCTTGGTTATATTCACCCTGTGTTGTTATTGATCATGATGCCTTTTACAATTTTAGTGGCATTGTCACGTATGGTCTTGGGTTTGCATTATCCGAGTGATGTGATTGTGGGGGCTTTGATTGGGGCAACGGTAGCGAGTTTGATTTTGGTCGCTGCACCATTTCTGAGTATTGCTTTGTAA
- the iscX gene encoding Fe-S cluster assembly protein IscX has protein sequence MGLRWTDTLDIAIELYEAHPDVDPQWVRFTDLHAWICALPDFSDDPTKSTEGLLEAIQMAWIDEAS, from the coding sequence ATGGGTTTACGTTGGACTGATACATTAGATATCGCAATTGAGCTATATGAAGCTCACCCAGATGTTGACCCGCAATGGGTGCGTTTTACAGATTTACATGCATGGATTTGTGCATTACCTGACTTTAGTGATGACCCAACCAAGTCAACGGAAGGGTTGCTAGAGGCGATCCAAATGGCTTGGATTGACGAAGCAAGTTAA
- a CDS encoding XAC2610-related protein, whose translation MKFKILLGMVAITFSNLNHAETVINSKEFKPLNEVRVSMQRMLRSTEGRYFLSLYAGIWNPHAVLTDLVENKNIAFKGLQKADQLTLKSVNSETDAIENGAYQLTGTLNANTGYFKTLLSAGGDTFGKNIQFEPAVKVSNKPSFVFKFYSGDQTTTYGAPLQRVDVVNKSNNQTIQSLTGFVAYPKSIGYMDINFDGYYDVILSDISQSYSVEDKRYIYWMYNPKTGQFQRSPQLDKIIGFPNLHGEKQQIDFGGGRVYQVKNGLLNRI comes from the coding sequence ATGAAATTTAAAATTTTATTGGGCATGGTTGCTATAACATTTTCAAATTTAAATCATGCTGAAACTGTAATAAATTCAAAAGAGTTTAAACCGCTGAACGAAGTTCGTGTTTCTATGCAACGGATGTTGCGTTCTACCGAAGGACGTTATTTTTTAAGTCTGTATGCGGGTATTTGGAATCCACATGCGGTACTGACGGATTTAGTAGAAAATAAAAATATTGCATTTAAAGGCTTACAAAAAGCAGATCAACTCACGCTAAAGTCAGTAAATTCTGAAACTGATGCAATTGAAAATGGTGCTTATCAGTTGACGGGAACGTTAAATGCAAATACGGGTTATTTCAAAACTTTACTCTCAGCAGGCGGTGATACTTTTGGTAAAAATATTCAGTTTGAACCAGCTGTGAAAGTGAGCAACAAGCCTTCATTTGTATTTAAATTTTATAGTGGTGATCAAACGACAACCTATGGTGCGCCTTTACAGCGTGTAGATGTGGTTAATAAAAGTAATAATCAGACGATTCAGTCCTTGACGGGGTTTGTTGCCTATCCAAAAAGTATAGGTTATATGGATATTAACTTTGATGGTTATTATGATGTCATTTTATCTGATATTTCACAGTCTTATTCTGTAGAAGATAAGCGTTATATTTATTGGATGTATAATCCAAAAACAGGACAATTTCAGCGTTCGCCACAACTTGATAAAATCATCGGTTTCCCAAATTTACATGGTGAAAAACAGCAAATTGATTTTGGAGGTGGTCGAGTATATCAAGTGAAAAATGGCTTATTAAATCGAATTTAG
- the ispG gene encoding flavodoxin-dependent (E)-4-hydroxy-3-methylbut-2-enyl-diphosphate synthase gives MIENPIKRRPTRKIRVGSVYVGGDAPISIQSMTNTETCDVEATVAQIQRCVDVGADIMRVSVPSMEAAQAFGEIRKRVSVPLVADIHFDYKIALAVADFGADCLRINPGNIGSEAKIREVVAAAKHHDISMRIGVNAGSLEKDIQKKYGEPTGQALLESAMRHIDILDRLDFQEFKVSVKASNVFLTLDAYRLLSAQIDNPLHLGVTEAGVYRTGSVKSAIALGGLLMEGIGDTMRISLAAEPEEEIKIGFDILKSLGLRSNGINFIACPSCSRQEFNVIKVMQTLEERLEDVRTPMDVSVIGCKVNGPGEAKEADIGVVGAAPRSLVYRNGEKSHLIDTNQLVDEIEAMVRQRIVELEEAKAKEIIRTSFSE, from the coding sequence ATGATTGAAAATCCAATTAAACGTCGTCCAACCCGAAAAATTCGTGTCGGTTCAGTGTATGTTGGTGGTGATGCACCGATTAGCATCCAAAGCATGACCAATACTGAAACATGTGATGTCGAAGCGACTGTTGCACAGATTCAACGTTGTGTAGACGTTGGTGCGGACATCATGCGTGTGTCTGTGCCAAGCATGGAAGCAGCTCAAGCTTTCGGTGAAATTCGTAAACGTGTTTCAGTGCCTTTGGTTGCTGATATCCACTTTGACTATAAAATTGCGCTTGCTGTCGCTGACTTTGGTGCGGATTGTTTACGTATTAATCCTGGGAATATTGGTTCGGAAGCGAAAATTCGTGAAGTGGTTGCTGCGGCAAAACATCATGATATTTCGATGAGAATTGGGGTAAATGCTGGGTCGTTAGAAAAAGATATTCAAAAAAAATATGGTGAGCCGACAGGTCAGGCCTTGCTTGAGTCTGCAATGCGCCATATTGATATTTTAGATCGTTTGGATTTCCAAGAGTTTAAAGTCTCAGTGAAAGCATCGAATGTGTTTTTAACCCTGGATGCTTATCGTTTATTGTCTGCACAAATTGACAATCCATTGCATTTGGGGGTGACTGAAGCAGGTGTATATCGCACAGGTTCAGTAAAATCAGCCATTGCTTTGGGTGGTTTGTTGATGGAAGGCATTGGCGATACCATGCGTATTTCTTTGGCAGCAGAGCCTGAAGAAGAAATTAAAATCGGTTTTGATATTTTAAAATCATTAGGCTTACGTTCTAATGGGATTAATTTTATTGCTTGCCCAAGTTGTTCACGTCAAGAATTTAATGTCATCAAAGTGATGCAAACATTGGAGGAGCGCTTAGAAGATGTGCGCACACCAATGGATGTCTCGGTGATTGGCTGTAAAGTGAATGGGCCAGGTGAAGCGAAAGAAGCTGATATTGGTGTGGTTGGGGCAGCCCCACGCTCATTGGTCTATCGTAATGGTGAAAAGAGCCATTTGATTGATACTAATCAGCTTGTTGATGAAATCGAAGCAATGGTTCGTCAACGTATTGTAGAGCTTGAAGAAGCGAAAGCTAAAGAGATTATCCGCACAAGTTTTTCTGAGTAA
- the ilvN gene encoding acetolactate synthase small subunit, with the protein MRHIISVLMENEAGALSRLVGLFSQRGYNIETLNVAPTEDPTLSRLTLTTYGDEHKIEQITKQLNKLVEVVKVVDLSEGAHIERELMLIKVKALGSARAEIKRTADIFRAQIVDVTPTTYTIQIAGTTEKIDGFIDALAENTILEVVRSGVSGVARGEKVLTI; encoded by the coding sequence ATGAGACATATAATTTCTGTACTCATGGAAAACGAAGCTGGTGCGCTTTCTCGTTTGGTGGGTTTATTTAGTCAACGTGGCTACAACATTGAAACATTAAATGTTGCGCCCACAGAAGATCCAACTTTGTCACGTTTGACATTAACCACGTATGGTGATGAGCACAAAATTGAGCAAATTACCAAGCAACTAAACAAATTGGTTGAAGTAGTAAAAGTGGTTGATTTATCAGAGGGTGCACATATTGAGCGTGAATTGATGCTCATTAAGGTTAAGGCTTTAGGTTCAGCACGTGCTGAAATTAAACGTACAGCCGATATTTTCCGTGCACAAATTGTCGATGTAACACCAACGACTTATACCATTCAGATTGCAGGTACAACTGAAAAAATTGATGGTTTTATTGACGCACTTGCTGAAAATACCATTCTTGAAGTTGTACGTTCGGGCGTGTCAGGCGTGGCACGCGGCGAAAAAGTTTTAACTATTTAA
- the pilW gene encoding type IV pilus biogenesis/stability protein PilW, producing the protein MYKKLITVAAISCAVFLTACETTQTGSVLKKDPEKAVKVRTQLAAEYIRTHDLDAAKRSLDQALEIDSGDSTANMMMGVLLQQEGSKVSMDKADSYFKRAISRDPDNAQARNNYGTYLYLMKRYNDAIEQLQFAGAILGYDQRYRALENLGKVYMIVGDKENAEKTFKQTLQVNRDSVISLIELSELLYLKQQTAQASQLYEQFVRLVGQKNQDSRALWIGIRIARANGDQMGSQVLVNQLRALFPESQEYQRYLQLQYSTEAVWK; encoded by the coding sequence ATGTACAAAAAATTGATCACAGTCGCTGCAATCAGTTGTGCTGTGTTCTTGACGGCTTGTGAAACGACACAAACAGGGTCAGTTTTAAAAAAAGATCCTGAAAAAGCAGTCAAAGTACGTACTCAATTGGCTGCTGAATATATTCGAACGCATGATTTAGATGCCGCAAAACGTTCACTTGATCAAGCCTTAGAAATTGATTCAGGTGATTCGACTGCCAATATGATGATGGGGGTTTTACTGCAACAAGAAGGCAGTAAAGTCAGCATGGATAAAGCGGATAGTTATTTTAAACGTGCTATTTCCCGTGATCCAGACAATGCACAAGCCCGTAATAATTATGGGACTTACTTATATTTGATGAAGCGTTATAATGACGCCATTGAACAACTGCAGTTTGCAGGTGCGATTTTAGGCTATGACCAACGCTATAGAGCTTTGGAAAATCTCGGTAAAGTCTATATGATTGTAGGCGATAAAGAGAATGCTGAAAAAACGTTCAAGCAAACGCTACAAGTCAATCGAGATTCTGTTATATCTTTAATCGAGTTGTCAGAACTATTATATTTAAAACAGCAAACTGCTCAAGCCAGTCAACTGTATGAGCAGTTTGTGCGTTTAGTGGGTCAGAAAAATCAAGACTCAAGAGCGCTTTGGATCGGAATTCGTATCGCGAGAGCGAATGGTGATCAGATGGGGTCGCAAGTATTGGTCAATCAATTACGCGCACTTTTTCCTGAAAGCCAAGAATATCAACGTTATTTGCAATTACAGTACAGTACTGAGGCCGTATGGAAGTAA
- the rlmN gene encoding 23S rRNA (adenine(2503)-C(2))-methyltransferase RlmN yields the protein MNSEVVASSLTQDEQKPASSKSAQQTHVQKVNLLGMSRPQLEKFFEDMGEKKFRAGQVMKWIHQFFVTDFAEMTNISGKLREKLEKVCVIEAPEVVHRNYSKDGTRKWVFRVGEGEGSLVETVLIPAEDKTGSRKTLCISSQVGCALDCSFCSTGKQGFQRDLTPSEIIGQLWMANYSYMEEVPVAERERSVTNVVMMGMGEPLLNYDAVLSSMNIMLDDFAYGMSKRRVTLSTSGVVPKIDQLAQDIDVALAISLHAPNDELRNELVPINKKYPLEQLIAACQRYIAKDGNESSRKHVTIEYVMLEGVNDQPEHAQQMIKLLKNLPSKINLIPFNPFPHAPYGRSSRNRIISFQKTLSDAGFVCTIRQTRGDDIDAACGQLVGQVADRTRRAEQWKKKVAQQNEILRSQG from the coding sequence ATGAATTCTGAAGTTGTCGCTTCGTCATTAACGCAAGATGAACAGAAGCCTGCATCATCAAAATCTGCACAGCAAACACATGTACAGAAAGTGAATTTACTGGGCATGTCACGTCCACAATTGGAAAAATTCTTCGAAGATATGGGGGAGAAAAAATTCCGTGCAGGACAGGTGATGAAATGGATTCATCAATTTTTCGTCACAGATTTTGCTGAAATGACTAATATTTCAGGTAAGTTGCGTGAAAAATTAGAAAAAGTGTGTGTGATTGAAGCACCAGAAGTCGTACATCGTAATTATTCAAAAGATGGTACCCGTAAATGGGTGTTCCGAGTGGGCGAAGGGGAAGGCTCATTGGTTGAAACTGTTTTAATTCCTGCTGAAGATAAAACAGGTTCGCGTAAAACTTTATGTATTTCTTCACAAGTGGGTTGTGCATTGGACTGTTCATTTTGTTCAACAGGTAAACAGGGTTTTCAACGTGATTTAACGCCGAGTGAAATTATTGGTCAGTTATGGATGGCGAACTACTCGTATATGGAAGAAGTGCCAGTTGCAGAGCGTGAACGCTCGGTGACCAATGTTGTGATGATGGGAATGGGTGAGCCATTACTTAACTATGATGCTGTTTTAAGCTCAATGAATATCATGTTGGACGACTTTGCTTATGGTATGTCTAAACGTCGCGTGACTTTGTCTACATCAGGTGTGGTGCCAAAAATTGATCAATTGGCACAGGATATCGATGTTGCTTTAGCCATTTCTTTACATGCACCAAATGATGAACTGCGTAATGAATTAGTACCAATTAATAAAAAATATCCATTAGAACAACTCATTGCAGCATGTCAGCGTTATATTGCCAAAGATGGCAATGAAAGTTCACGTAAACATGTCACCATTGAATATGTCATGTTAGAAGGGGTGAATGATCAGCCTGAACATGCACAGCAAATGATTAAGTTGTTGAAAAACTTACCAAGTAAAATTAATTTAATTCCATTTAATCCGTTTCCGCATGCACCTTATGGTCGTTCAAGCCGTAATCGAATTATTTCTTTTCAAAAAACTTTGTCTGATGCAGGATTTGTGTGTACGATTCGTCAGACACGTGGTGATGATATTGATGCTGCGTGTGGTCAATTGGTTGGTCAGGTGGCTGACCGTACTCGCCGTGCAGAACAATGGAAGAAAAAAGTTGCGCAGCAGAACGAGATTTTGCGTTCACAAGGTTGA
- the hisS gene encoding histidine--tRNA ligase — MSSIVAIKGFNDILPTQTPAWRRLEQHLASLMDAYGYQQIRLPMVEQTHLFKRSIGDATDIVEKEMYTFLDKGNPPESLTLRPEGTAGCVRAMLEHNLLRGANPRVWYVGPMFRYEKPQKGRYRQFHQFGVETFGVATPDQDAELILMTARLWKRMGVADKVQLELNTLGESDERAEYRTALVEFLNAHKAELDEDSQRRLSTNPLRILDSKDARTQEILQNAPKLHDFMGQETMQHFAQLQQYLSDAGIKFVINQKLVRGLDYYNKTVFEWTTTHLGSQGTVCAGGRYDGLVGQLKGKPDQSVPAVGFAMGMERLLLLLEQVEDNTPVRECEMFLVSDPATQGQALVLAEQIRDQLDAANCSIRLKTGSQGSMKSQMKKADQSGAVYALIYGEREAAAQQVLVKELATAEQHEVAVTDLVAFSIEKFSAK; from the coding sequence ATGAGTTCAATTGTCGCAATTAAAGGTTTTAACGATATTCTTCCAACGCAAACGCCTGCGTGGAGACGTTTAGAACAGCATTTAGCATCGTTGATGGATGCCTATGGCTATCAACAAATTCGTTTGCCGATGGTTGAGCAGACCCATTTGTTCAAGCGTTCAATTGGTGATGCAACGGATATTGTTGAAAAAGAAATGTACACATTCTTAGACAAAGGTAATCCACCCGAGTCTTTGACTTTGCGTCCTGAAGGAACTGCAGGTTGTGTGCGTGCTATGCTTGAACATAACTTACTGCGTGGTGCAAACCCACGTGTTTGGTATGTGGGGCCAATGTTCCGTTATGAAAAGCCACAAAAAGGGCGCTATCGTCAATTTCATCAATTTGGTGTGGAAACTTTTGGTGTCGCTACACCTGACCAAGATGCAGAACTGATTTTAATGACTGCACGTTTGTGGAAACGCATGGGCGTGGCAGATAAAGTTCAATTAGAATTGAATACTTTGGGTGAGTCAGATGAACGTGCTGAATATCGTACGGCATTGGTTGAATTTTTAAATGCACACAAAGCAGAATTAGATGAAGACTCTCAACGTCGTTTAAGTACCAATCCACTTCGAATTTTAGATTCAAAAGATGCACGTACCCAAGAAATTTTGCAAAATGCGCCAAAATTGCATGATTTTATGGGTCAAGAGACCATGCAGCATTTTGCTCAATTGCAGCAATATTTGAGCGATGCAGGTATAAAATTTGTAATTAATCAAAAATTAGTACGTGGTTTGGATTATTACAATAAAACTGTTTTTGAATGGACAACAACACATTTAGGTTCACAAGGCACAGTATGTGCAGGTGGTCGCTATGATGGTTTAGTTGGACAGTTAAAAGGTAAGCCTGATCAATCTGTTCCTGCTGTTGGTTTTGCGATGGGAATGGAGCGTTTATTACTTCTACTTGAGCAAGTGGAAGACAATACACCCGTACGTGAATGTGAAATGTTCTTGGTGTCTGACCCTGCGACTCAAGGTCAGGCGTTGGTACTTGCTGAGCAAATTCGTGATCAACTGGATGCTGCAAATTGTTCAATTCGCTTGAAAACAGGTTCACAAGGTTCGATGAAGAGCCAAATGAAAAAAGCGGATCAATCGGGTGCAGTTTACGCATTGATTTATGGTGAGCGTGAAGCCGCAGCACAGCAGGTCTTGGTGAAAGAACTTGCAACTGCTGAGCAGCATGAAGTTGCCGTGACTGATCTAGTTGCATTTTCTATAGAAAAATTTTCTGCAAAATAA
- the ilvC gene encoding ketol-acid reductoisomerase, which produces MQIFYDKDCDLSIIQGKKVAIIGYGSQGHAHALNLKDSGVDVTVGLRAGSTSWKKAENAGLKVSEVPAAVAQADLVMILTPDEFQSQLYRDVIEPNIKQGATLAFAHGFSVLYNQVVPRADLDVIMVAPKAPGHTVRSEFQRGSGVPDLIAVHQDASGNARNVALSYASGVGGGRTGIIETSFREETETDLFGEQAVLCGGAVELVKMGFETLVEAGYAPEMAYFECLHELKLIVDLMFEGGIADMNYSVSNNAEYGEYVTGTEVINEQSREAMRNALKRIQSGEYAKMFIQEGALNYPSMTARRRQNAAHGIEVTGNKLRAMMPWIQANKIVDKEKN; this is translated from the coding sequence ATGCAAATTTTTTATGATAAAGACTGTGACTTATCTATCATCCAAGGCAAAAAAGTAGCAATCATTGGTTATGGTTCACAAGGCCATGCGCATGCGCTTAACCTTAAAGATTCAGGCGTTGACGTAACTGTAGGTCTACGCGCTGGTTCTACTTCTTGGAAAAAAGCTGAAAATGCTGGTCTTAAAGTTTCAGAAGTTCCTGCTGCTGTAGCTCAAGCTGACTTAGTTATGATCTTGACGCCTGATGAGTTCCAATCACAACTTTACCGTGACGTAATTGAGCCAAACATCAAGCAAGGTGCAACGCTAGCATTTGCTCATGGTTTCTCTGTTCTTTATAACCAAGTTGTTCCACGTGCTGACCTTGACGTAATCATGGTTGCTCCAAAAGCGCCTGGTCATACTGTACGTTCAGAATTCCAACGTGGTTCAGGTGTACCTGATCTTATCGCTGTTCACCAAGATGCTTCTGGTAATGCACGTAACGTTGCGCTTTCTTACGCTTCAGGTGTTGGAGGTGGTCGTACTGGTATTATCGAAACTTCATTCCGCGAAGAAACTGAAACTGACTTATTCGGTGAGCAAGCAGTTCTTTGTGGTGGTGCTGTTGAATTGGTTAAAATGGGCTTCGAAACTTTGGTTGAAGCGGGTTATGCACCAGAAATGGCTTACTTCGAATGTTTACACGAACTTAAATTGATCGTTGACTTGATGTTCGAAGGCGGTATCGCGGACATGAACTACTCAGTATCGAACAATGCTGAATATGGCGAATACGTAACTGGTACTGAAGTGATCAACGAACAGTCTCGTGAAGCAATGCGTAATGCACTTAAACGTATTCAATCTGGTGAATACGCGAAGATGTTCATCCAAGAAGGTGCGTTGAACTATCCTTCTATGACAGCTCGTCGTCGTCAAAACGCGGCGCATGGTATCGAAGTAACTGGTAACAAGTTACGTGCGATGATGCCTTGGATTCAAGCAAACAAAATCGTAGATAAAGAGAAAAACTAA
- a CDS encoding glycosyltransferase family 4 protein: MTKTYAETLLYKQQEFPDYFKFYLKKNKNPTHISENLNTLQKLVRPRLKIVIVTETWPPEINGVAMSLMQLCKGLQKQGHKILLIRPKQKHVCYEFSPNKECLVTAQAVPKYPDMRFGWPQYLKVSQAISDFVPDIIHIVTEGPLGFTALHAAKAKRIPVSSGFHSPFQEFSRFFDLAFLVKPVQHYLKWFHNNTQLTCVPSVDTEKALRQFGVTCPMQVVGRGVDVEKFSAKHRSEKLRRMWGVDQDTTVLLYVGRLSPEKEINVLIDAYAAMRNCRNKKVKLVIVGDGPDRKRLQQMLAAEHIIFTGNLSGQQLAEAYASADVFVFASQVETFGNVVLEAMASGLAIVAYNYASTQLYVKHQQTGWICPLGATDQFIQNILRLPNNSILHDMGQHAMRDVQNIGWQQAVQQFEQALYQVTQDQVLVT, translated from the coding sequence ATGACCAAGACGTACGCAGAAACCTTATTGTATAAACAACAAGAATTTCCAGACTATTTTAAATTTTATTTAAAGAAAAATAAAAATCCCACTCATATTTCAGAGAATTTAAATACGCTTCAAAAACTTGTTCGTCCACGGCTGAAAATCGTCATTGTGACAGAAACATGGCCGCCTGAAATTAATGGGGTAGCAATGTCATTGATGCAGTTATGCAAGGGGTTGCAGAAACAAGGGCATAAAATTTTACTGATTCGCCCAAAACAAAAACATGTATGTTATGAATTTTCGCCCAATAAAGAGTGCTTAGTGACAGCTCAAGCCGTTCCAAAATATCCTGATATGCGTTTTGGTTGGCCACAATATTTAAAAGTATCCCAAGCAATTTCTGATTTTGTGCCAGATATTATTCATATCGTGACTGAAGGGCCCTTAGGTTTTACGGCTTTACATGCGGCGAAGGCAAAACGTATCCCTGTATCAAGTGGTTTTCATTCACCATTTCAAGAGTTTAGCCGATTTTTTGATTTAGCATTTTTAGTAAAACCGGTGCAGCATTATTTGAAATGGTTTCATAATAATACGCAGCTTACTTGTGTCCCTAGTGTTGATACTGAAAAAGCATTGCGCCAATTTGGTGTGACTTGTCCAATGCAAGTGGTGGGACGAGGGGTGGATGTTGAAAAGTTTTCGGCAAAACATCGCTCAGAAAAGCTGAGACGCATGTGGGGTGTTGACCAAGATACCACTGTTTTATTGTATGTCGGACGTTTATCTCCTGAGAAAGAAATCAATGTTTTGATTGATGCTTATGCGGCAATGAGAAATTGTCGGAATAAAAAAGTGAAATTGGTCATCGTGGGGGATGGACCTGATCGTAAGCGTTTGCAACAAATGCTTGCTGCGGAACATATTATTTTTACAGGGAACTTGAGTGGTCAGCAACTTGCTGAAGCTTATGCGAGTGCAGATGTCTTTGTCTTTGCAAGTCAGGTGGAAACATTTGGTAATGTGGTGCTTGAGGCGATGGCAAGTGGTTTGGCGATCGTTGCGTATAACTATGCAAGCACACAACTTTATGTGAAACATCAACAAACAGGTTGGATCTGTCCTTTGGGTGCAACAGATCAATTTATTCAGAATATTCTTCGACTTCCAAACAATTCGATTTTGCATGACATGGGGCAACATGCGATGCGTGATGTGCAAAATATTGGTTGGCAACAGGCGGTACAACAATTTGAACAGGCACTTTATCAAGTCACGCAAGATCAGGTTTTAGTGACTTAA
- the ndk gene encoding nucleoside-diphosphate kinase — MAIERTLSIVKPDAVAKNHIGDIFARFEKAGLKIVATKMKHLSQAEAEGFYAEHKERGFFADLVAFMTSGPVVVSVLEGENAVLAHREILGATNPKEAAPGTIRADFAVSIDENAAHGSDSVASADREVNYFFAQTEVCPRTR, encoded by the coding sequence ATGGCTATTGAACGTACTTTATCTATCGTAAAACCAGACGCAGTTGCTAAAAACCACATTGGTGATATCTTTGCTCGTTTCGAAAAAGCTGGTCTTAAAATCGTTGCGACTAAAATGAAACACCTTTCTCAAGCTGAAGCTGAAGGTTTCTATGCTGAACATAAAGAACGTGGTTTCTTTGCTGACTTAGTTGCATTCATGACTTCTGGTCCAGTGGTTGTTTCAGTTCTTGAAGGTGAAAACGCAGTTCTTGCTCACCGTGAAATCTTGGGTGCTACAAACCCTAAAGAAGCTGCTCCTGGTACAATCCGTGCAGATTTCGCTGTAAGCATCGATGAAAATGCTGCTCACGGTTCTGACTCTGTAGCTTCTGCTGACCGTGAAGTAAACTACTTCTTCGCTCAAACTGAAGTTTGCCCACGTACTCGTTAA